ACTGAAGGCGAGCTCACGTTCGATGGTGAGCGTCACGAGGTGACGGGACTCAGCTGGATGGACAAGGAGTTCAGCTCCTCACAGCTCGGTAGTGGGCAAATCGGATGGGACTGGTTCAGCCTGCAGCTCGCCGACGGCCGAGACTTGATGTTGTATCTCATGCGGACGGCAGACGGTGGGGTCGACATCGCGAGCGGAACGCTCGTCTCCGTGGAAGGCGATCCTGAGTATCTGACACCCGAGTCGTTCGAGGTCGAGGTTCT
This DNA window, taken from Vicinamibacteria bacterium, encodes the following:
- a CDS encoding lipocalin family protein, with translation TEGELTFDGERHEVTGLSWMDKEFSSSQLGSGQIGWDWFSLQLADGRDLMLYLMRTADGGVDIASGTLVSVEGDPEYLTPESFEVEVLDHWTSLETGARYPSRWRIRVLGETLVVSPLVPDQENRSRLRGGIHYWEGAVSIEDPDGQALGQGFVELTGYGVGNRPPL